A single region of the Populus nigra chromosome 2, ddPopNigr1.1, whole genome shotgun sequence genome encodes:
- the LOC133681923 gene encoding uncharacterized protein LOC133681923 isoform X1, whose protein sequence is MAGSAAAATLLTAVWLDQLELDSAKNSKKTAVVAGKQESFGTSRRNPLHLSLTKPSWIVRTESNVRKEVRKRPDPPCEVCHGTGRVDCPHCSGQGVNQPPSRTNCVHLAMLPEGEWPKWCRTCGGSGLSYCSRCLGTGEYRYIMGFHFMMASDDTKNQPQQHQTPAKSTAAGGTLDGEDLDSNHDI, encoded by the exons ATGGCAGGGAGCGCGGCGGCGGCGACTCTGCTGACGGCTGTCTGGTTGGATCAACTAGAATTGGACAGCGCAAAGAATAGTAAGAAGACAGCGGTTGTTGCTGGAAAACAAGAAAGTTTTGGTACAAGTAGAAGAAACCCACTCCACCTTTCCCTCACAAAGCCATCTTGGATTGTCAGAACAGAG TCAAATGTACGGAAAGAAGTAAGGAAGAGGCCAGACCCACCTTGTGAGGTCTGCCATGGAACTGGTAGAGTTGATTGCCCCCATTGTTCTGGACAAGGTGTCAACCAACCTCCCa GCAGGACTAACTGTGTGCATTTAGCAATGCTTCCTGAAGGTGAATGGCCTAAATG GTGCAGGACTTGTGGTGGCAGTGGCCTCAGCTACTGCTCCCGTTGCCTTGGAACTGGAGAGTATAGGTATATCATGGGCTTCCACTTCATGATGGCTTCTGATGACACCAAAAACCAACCGCAGCAGCATCAGACACCCGCTAAGAGTACAGCTGCCGGGGGGACTCTCGACGGAGAAGATTTGGATTCAAACCATGACATCTGA
- the LOC133681923 gene encoding uncharacterized protein LOC133681923 isoform X2 — protein MAGSAAAATLLTAVWLDQLELDSAKNSKKTAVVAGKQESFGTSRRNPLHLSLTKPSWIVRTESNVRKEVRKRPDPPCEVCHGTGRVDCPHCSGQGRTNCVHLAMLPEGEWPKWCRTCGGSGLSYCSRCLGTGEYRYIMGFHFMMASDDTKNQPQQHQTPAKSTAAGGTLDGEDLDSNHDI, from the exons ATGGCAGGGAGCGCGGCGGCGGCGACTCTGCTGACGGCTGTCTGGTTGGATCAACTAGAATTGGACAGCGCAAAGAATAGTAAGAAGACAGCGGTTGTTGCTGGAAAACAAGAAAGTTTTGGTACAAGTAGAAGAAACCCACTCCACCTTTCCCTCACAAAGCCATCTTGGATTGTCAGAACAGAG TCAAATGTACGGAAAGAAGTAAGGAAGAGGCCAGACCCACCTTGTGAGGTCTGCCATGGAACTGGTAGAGTTGATTGCCCCCATTGTTCTGGACAAG GCAGGACTAACTGTGTGCATTTAGCAATGCTTCCTGAAGGTGAATGGCCTAAATG GTGCAGGACTTGTGGTGGCAGTGGCCTCAGCTACTGCTCCCGTTGCCTTGGAACTGGAGAGTATAGGTATATCATGGGCTTCCACTTCATGATGGCTTCTGATGACACCAAAAACCAACCGCAGCAGCATCAGACACCCGCTAAGAGTACAGCTGCCGGGGGGACTCTCGACGGAGAAGATTTGGATTCAAACCATGACATCTGA
- the LOC133681922 gene encoding ribose-phosphate pyrophosphokinase 1-like — MASLLQCPTSSFPSFSSNNPRSPFPRFNFHLRHAVRCNLVEPIKFANGKPYIPLLNTSAHHLSSTATSHLDNTLPPFNKHDTRLRIFSGTANPALSQEIACYMGLELGKIKIKRFADGEIYVQLQESVRGCDVFLVQPTCPPANENLMELLIMIDACRRASAKNITAVIPYFGYARADRKTQGRESIAAKLVANLITEAGANRVLACDLHSGQSMGYFDIPVDHVYGQPVILDYLASKTICSDDLVVVSPDVGGVARARAFAKKLSDAPLAIVDKRRHGHNVAEVMNLIGDVKGKVAVMVDDMIDTAGTITKGAALLHQEGAREVYACTTHAVFSPPAIERLSSGLFQEVIITNTIPVSEQNYFPQLTVLSVANLLGETIWRVHDDCSGGIEPYSSLGID; from the exons ATGGCATCACTGCTTCAGTGTCCTACTTCATCATTTCCTTCTTTCTCCTCCAACAACCCCCGCTCCCCCTTCCCCCGCTTTAACTTCCATCTCCGTCACGCCGTC AGGTGTAATCTGGTGGAGCCCATCAAGTTTGCCAACGGCAAGCCTTACATCCCGCTCCTCAACACCTCGGCTCATCATTTATCCTCCACTGCCACTTCCCATTTAGATAACACTCTTCCACCTTTCAACAAACATGACACCAGGCTCCGCATTTTCTCTGGCACTGCTAATCCTGCTCTCTCTCAG gaaattGCTTGCTACATGGGTTTGGAGCTTGGCAAGATTAAAATTAAGCGTTTTGCGGACGGGGAGATTTATGTCCAATTGCAAGAAAGTGTCAGAGGCTGTGATGTTTTTCTTGTCCAACCCACCTGTCCTCCTGCCAATGAGAACCTCATGGAGCTGCTGATTATGATTGATGCTTGTCGCAGGGCGTCTGCTAAGAATATTACTGCTGTTATTCCTTATTTCGGCTACGCCAGGGCCGATAGAAAG ACTCAAGGGCGAGAATCTATTGCTGCCAAGCTTGTTGCGAATTTGATTACTGAAGCAGGTGCAAATCGTGTTCTTGCCTGTGATCTTCATTCCGGGCAGTCCATGGGGTATTTTGACATTCCTGTGGATCATGTGTATGGTCAG CCTGTGATACTCGATTACCTTGCTAGCAAGACTATATGTTCTGATGACTTGGTGGTGGTCTCCCCTGACGTTGGAGGTGTAGCAAGAGCTCGTGCTTTTGCCAAGAAATTATCAGATGCACCTCTAGCCATTGTTGATAAAAGACGTCATGGACACAATGTTGCAGAG GTGATGAATTTGATTGGTGATGTGAAGGGGAAAGTTGCAGTTATGGTAGATGACATGATTGACACAGCTG GAACTATTACCAAAGGTGCAGCTCTATTACATCAAGAGGGGGCAAGGGAGGTCTATGCATGCACTACACATGCTGTTTTCAG CCCTCCTGCCATTGAGAGGTTATCGAGTGGTCTTTTTCAAGAGGTTATCATAACAAACACGATTCCAGTGTCAGAGCAGAACTATTTTCCCCAGCTCACAGTCTTGTCAGTAGCAAACCTCTTGGGCGAGACCATATGGCGTGTTCATGATGACTGCTCT GGTGGCATTGAACCCTATTCCAGCTTGGGCATTGATTGA
- the LOC133681921 gene encoding WD-40 repeat-containing protein MSI1 encodes MGKDEDEMRGEIEERLINEEYKIWKKNTPFLYDLVITHALEWPSLTVEWLPDREEPPGKDYSVQKMILGTHTSENEPNYLMLAQVQLPLDDAENDARHYDDDRSDFGGFGAANGKVQIIQQINHDGEVNRARYMPQNPFMIATKTVSAEVYVFDYSKHPSKPPLDGACTPDLRLRGHSTEGYGLSWSKFKEGYLLSGSDDAQICLWDINTTPKNKSLDAMQIFKVHEGVVEDVAWHLRHEHLFGSVGDDQYLLIWDLRTPSVTKPVHSVVAHQSEVNCLAFNPFNEWVVATGSTDKTVKLFDIRKINTALHTFNCHKEEVFQVGWNPTNETILASCCLGRRLMVWDLSRIDDEQTPEDAEDGPPELLFIHGGHTSKISDFSWNPCEDWVVASVAEDNILQIWQMAENIYHDEDDIPADESTKDS; translated from the exons ATGGGGAAAGACGAAGACGAAATGAGGGGAGAGATAGAAGAACGATTGATAAACGAAGAGTACAagatatggaaaaagaacaCACCTTTCCTCTACGACCTTGTCATCACTCATGCCCTCGAATGGCCTTCTCTCACTGTCGAATGGCTTCCCGATCGCGAGGAGCCTCCTGGCAAGGACTACTCCGTTCAAAAGATGATTCTTGGCACTCACACCTCCGAGAACGAGCCTAACTATCTCATGCTTGCCCAGGTCCAGCTTCCTCTTGACGACGCCGAAAACGACGCCCGTCACTACGATGACGATCGCTCCGATTTTGGCGGATTTGGCGCCGCCAATGGCAag GTGCAAATAATTCAGCAAATAAATCATGATGGGGAGGTGAATAGGGCGCGGTATATGCCGCAAAACCCATTCATGATAGCTACCAAGACTGTTAGTGCTGAAGTTTATGTCTTTGACTATAGCAAGCACCCATCTAAGCCGCCTCTTGATGGTGCTTGTACTCCtgatttgagattgaggggtcaCAGCACTGAAGGCTATGGTTTGTCTTGGAGTAAGTTTAAAGAAGGGTATTTGCTTAGTGGTTCTGATGATGCTCAAATTTGCTTGTGGGACATTAACACCACTCCTAAGAATAAGTCTCTTGATGCCATGCAAATCTTTAAG GTTCACGAAGGTGTTGTAGAAGATGTAGCGTGGCATCTGAGACATGAACATTTGTTTGGTTCTGTTGGGGATGATCAATACCTGCTTATATGGGATCTCCGAACTCCATCTGTTACTAAGCCTGTCCATTCCGTAGTTGCTCACCAGAGTGAG GTTAACTGCTTGGCTTTTAATCCTTTTAATGAATGGGTTGTGGCAACGGGGTCTACTGATAAGACTGTCAAGTTATTTGACATACGGAAGATCAATACTGCACTTCATACATTTAACTGTCACAA GGAGGAGGTTTTCCAAGTCGGGTGGAATCCAACGAATGAGACTATCTTAGCTTCTTGTTGCCTTGGTAGAAGGCTCATGGTCTGGGATCTTAGCAG GATTGATGATGAGCAGACACCAGAGGATGCTGAAGATGGCCCTCCAGAATTGCTTTTCATTCATGGTGGTCACACCAGTAAAATATCAGATTTTTCATGGAACCCATGTGAAGATTGGGTTGTTGCTAGTGTAGCTGAAGATAACATCCTTCAAATATGGCAGATGGCAGAGAATATCTACCATGATGAAGATGATATACCAGCAGATGAATCAACAAAAGATTCCTAG